One region of Emys orbicularis isolate rEmyOrb1 chromosome 4, rEmyOrb1.hap1, whole genome shotgun sequence genomic DNA includes:
- the LOC135877820 gene encoding pepsin A-like, whose product VLVANHNKFNPSDSSTYQATSQSLSIQYGTGSMTGILAYDTVQLEDTKQIFGLSETEPGSTFYYAPFDGILGLAFPSIASSGATPVFDNMLNGGLVSQDLFSVYLSSNGQTGSFVMFGGIDSSYYSGSLNWIPLSSETYWQITMDSVTMNGETIACSGGCQAIIDTGTSLLAGPPTGISNIESYIGASDGTISCSAMSSLPNIVFTINGIEFPVPPSAYIIDESGSCTSGFESIDVPTSSGELWILGDVFIRQYYVVFDRDNNRGQRMLIGLMIYTHSLAVPILLSFTLELAGGCPVAQRLVLYKAMPESLL is encoded by the exons GTACTTGTAGCAAACCACAACAAATTCAACCCATCAGACTCCTCCACCTACCAGGCCACCAGCCAGAGCCTCTCCATCCAGTATGGCACCGGCAGCATGACCGGAATCCTGGCCTATGACACCGTCCAG TTGGAGGACACCAAACAGATCTTTGGTCTGAGTGAAACCGAGCCTGGCTCCACCTTCTACTACGCCCCCTTTGACGGGATCCTGGGTCTGGCCTTCCCCAGTATCGCCTCTTCTGGAGCCACCCCCGTATTTGACAACATGTTGAATGGGGGTTTGGTGTCCCAGGACCTCTTCTCCGTCTACCTGAGCTC caATGGCCAGACTGGGAGCTTTGTGATGTTCGGCGGCATCGACTCATCTTACTACTCTGGGAGCCTCAACTGGATCCCTCTCTCCTCTGAGACTTACTGGCAAATCACCATGGACAG cgTCACCATGAACGGAGAGACCATCGCTTGCTCTGGTGGCTGCCAGGCTATCATTGACACTGGCACGTCTCTGCTGGCTGGGCCTCCTACTGGCATCTCCAACATCGAGTCCTACATCGGCGCCAGCGATGGCACG ATCAGCTGCAGTGCCATGAGCAGCCTGCCCAACATCGTCTTCACCATCAACGGCATCGAGTTCCCTGTGCCCCCCAGTGCCTACATCATTGAT GAGTCAGGCTCTTGTACCTCCGGCTTTGAAAGCATTGACGTCCCCACCTCCTCTGGAGAGCTCTGGATCCTCGGAGACGTCTTCATCCGCCAGTACTACGTTGTCTTTGACAGGGACAACAACAG GGGTCAGAGGATGCTCATTGGTCTAATGATTTACACCCACTCACTGGCTGTGCCCATCCTGCTGTCTTTCAccctggagctggctgggggttgCCCGGTTGCCCAgcgcttggtgctgtacaaggcCATGCCAGAGTCTCTGCTCTGA